The nucleotide sequence GGGAAGCAACCCTACAGCTGATTTAAGAGTCTGAGCTGGTGCTAATCCACTGTTAAGCAAAGCGCTTGAGGAATCTGAAACAGCAGTTTGATGATTAAGTTATGCTTGAGCTGTCTAGAGTGAGTGTTTGATAATGTGGTTTTTTTGGAGCAAGTGAACGGTCCAGGGGACCgtaattacatttttaacacACATGTTAAAAGAGAGAGTCCTATCTAGGCCTTAAAgaacagtaaaatgaaattactaatttgggttgtatttgtttttcagctAACTATCTACAGGGCCTTCTGGCAGAAAGCCTGGGTCTTTCCCTATCCAGTCTGTCCAGCGAAGGCACCAGCTACCTCAGTGTCTTGGTAAACAGCGCAATGACACTTGAAACAAAGGACACTTCTCTTGCTAGGTAATTATTCCCACTGTGCATCAGGAGTGATGGTCTGTGCTGTGTCTCTCTGGTTTTTCAATTCAACAGTTTCAAACCTGACTCTCGTACCAGGAACCTTACTTGTCCAGCTTCTTTTGCACCCCTTGGGCAGCTTTGGAGGACAGGAGAACTGAGCACAAAGCTCTAACTCCTGATTATCCCAGCAAAGGAAGTCTCTGAAGCCTGAGAGGTGCCTCAGCCACAGTTAAATCCCTCTTTTGCCCCTGCTTTTGTGGTGAGTGGCTGCAGGATGCTGCCACTCAGACTGTCATGCCAGGTAGCACAAGGTAGAGCAGGTTTCGTACTGCTTAGGCAAGGACTGGGGAACTGTAACTGGTCTTTGTCTCGgctcctctttcttccctctcttgccTGGCCTCAGTTAATGTTAGGAGATTTCCTTGGCTCagccacagggaaatggcagCTGTTAGTCAGCTTTTCCTGGGCCCCTCTCCCTAGCCTGGCTTTGACCCATAACACAGCAGGTTTGTGCTGACCACTGGCAGTCAGGAAGGGCCAAAATCTGCCTTGGAATCCAATTTTTGTATGATGTTCAGGAGCTTggctcttgcagctcttccccTGAGCTGGAGGGGATAGCGGCTTTGAACCATTTGAGAAGAGGAAGAGACTGAAATACTGCTGGGCATATCTCAGGGACGTGCATTTTCAGGGACTGAACACAGTTTCTCTTAAAGGCAATTTGGCAGGCCAGGAGTGGAGCATCTGGTCATGTCAAACCCAGTGGTTATATTCACTAGAGTGCTAGGTCTTGTTTACTTCCTCCTACTCAGATTACTGGGCCATTTCTGCTTCCACATGAAATCTTTGTTAGTTAAGGGAAGCAAATACCCCTAGTGACTTATTTTACTTTCCTCCTCTAAAATAGCTGGCAGTTATCTGATATGTCATAatatgagaacaaaaaaaaaagtcatttgtgGAAAGTGTAgagaaaataattctgattttcagaagagctgactCCTGAGCATTCCCACTGAATCTCTTTTTTTCACCAGCTTCTTCTCTGCCATCAATGATATGACTTCGGAGCTGTATGCAACAGAATCAAAAAACAGAGAAATGGAACTGGAATTGAGCAACCTCAGGAAAAAACTAACTGCAGCGGTGATGCTGGAAAAGCAGTTAGAGGAGTGAGTAATggatgagaaaagggaaagatgtAAGCAATACTGCTGATCTCTGCAGTGTGGAACATTGGTTATGATAACTAACACAGATAATTTCAGGGTTCTGACATCTCTAATTCACAATATTGAAAGCCATGTGCTGTGGACACATTCAGTAATCAAAGGAGATTCGGGATAGAATCAAACTCattattttaaaccaaaaatggTCTACAAGCAGTTGTCAGATACGGGCTTGCATCCGCCACCAGTTGCCTTCATCTGAGGGTGAAGGCAAACCTGATTTTCTTACCACATTTAGTGTGGGCTCTGAAGTCAGAGTGAAGGAAGTCAGAGTGAAGGAGTCaggcaaaacaaaacctgttccCAGGTAAGAATTTCCTTTAACCAGTGTGTgggagacttaaaaaaaaaaaaaaaaaaattaaaaaaaaaaaaaatcggtattAAGTCCATTCCCTAGAGGATGTAATCTGAAGTGCTTTGCCAGGCATAGCAGGATCAACCCCTGCCTTGAGTGGGGATTGACCCAGATGATCTCTGCAGCCCCCTTCCAGTCcaattattttctggtttttgtcttttaaagtaGTAATCGTGGCACTGCTTATAGCAAAGATACCAGACCTGTATGCTTTGTGCAGGTTTGCCATGGCTGCTCTCTGTGATTGTAAGTTTAGCTTGCGTAGCAGGTTTCTAACTAAATTAGGGAATTATGCAGAAGGCTATTACTCTTTGCTTTTATGCAGCTGGCTTTCCCCTtggcctctttttttccctggccTTTGGGACTCTGGATGTAACAGCTGTGGATGTTTCCACAGGGAAATCTCACAgggaaatgcaattttttctccattctctccCTTCTTGTGTTGGTTGTATTATAGGTTTTAGCTTGAGCATAGATAATTAAGCAGTATTGGTATACTGGTATCTCTTTGAATGTaaaagtttgtttctgtttgtatttttttttttttaagggatcttaaaaaaacagaggaaCTCCTGGAGGTAGAAAAGGCCAAAGCTGACAGCCGATCCCAGAACTTGAAGTTTCTGAAAGATAAATCTGAGGATTTAAAAATCAGGATCAAGGCTGCTGAGGTAGATGGAAGGAATTTTCTAACAAGGCATTGTGACAGGATGGCAGAGTCATGGTTGGTCGGGACCAAACATGTAGTTACAGAGACATCCCAGGAGCTTCCTAAACTCCAGGACTGAGGACTCGGGCTAACAGGACAACATGTTACAACACTTCAGTTGTTCTTGCTATATTCGTGGTCTCTCCCCATGACATCCTATGATAAGTGCAGGGacactttctcttctttcactgGGAACTGCATTAGCTTGGACTATCTTGTGCTTATTGTGAGGTACTGTCCTATAAGAGTATACAGACAGCTACCAGTAGAGCAGCTGATTCACTGAGGTAAACTGTGTGTCAAAATTCTGAACATAGCCattttttgaaattaataaaTGATTAAACACAGAAGACAGAAGTTGCACTGTCTTCTCCTTCACCTTTCCTGTGTGATGAAGGATATGTGAATGCTTTATTTAACACTTGGATGCTGTCCGATACCTTGACAAATATGAGATGGAAAACATTGTTGATGACATTTTACTGAGAAGCCTCTTCGCAGCCTTGCCATGTGCTCTTCTCCCAGTAGTTTTCTGGAAAGACTTGTTATTCTTGATACAAATTTTAGTAGCAACTGATTTCATATACTAGCTATAGCTGTGGTTCAAATAGATATTTCTGGTGTTGACGAACTGCATTCTTGTTGGCCTGTTTAGATCAAAACCCAAGGAAATGGTAAAAATCTTTCTCCTCCCCGTTGTATTTTGTGGTCAGTTATGAACGAACTCTTTCCTGTTTGTAGGAGCAGCTTGCTGCCACGGGGTTGGACCAGTCGCTGACACATGAGTCGCTCATGAGCCTGTCTGAGGTAGGTCTTTTGGTACAAGATGGATGTTTCTACAGTGGTACAGAGCAGGCATGTTTGTTGGGTGGTTTCAGGAAATGTAGTTTGCTGTTTGGTTACATGAACAAATATTAATGGTAAAAAGAAGCACAAATAAAAATCTTGTAGATGGTTATCTCTGAACTGGAGTATGTTGGATAGCTTTGTCTCTCCTGGAAATTGAGAAGCATCTGGGTGCTGAAgtggtaccttttcttcaggGTTAGATGTGGGCTTATTTTGGATTTGGGAAGAAGCTTTCCTTCTGGAACTGATTGAGGGGAACAATTGGAATCTTTGGTTTtgttgccttttgtttttccctcttttctctttctgcctctgtaaTTGGGAATATAGCCTACTAGAGAATTTCCACAGAATAAATTCCCTGCCACTGAAAGAAAATTGGCAGCCCGTGATCTGCGTCCTCTCTTTGTGATCTGTGTTATAAACAGTGGGTATTCTGTGGACTATATCCTGTTACATGGCTACCTGAGTATTGCAATTACTTGGTAGAATGACCCAGGTGATTCTTTCTAGTTTGTGTGAAATAAATCTGCTTTCAAATGCTTCAGAGTAAGGGGAGGAGGTCAAGTGGAACCCAAATTCTGAAccactgtgtgctttttttttttttcttgtgtctttaAATACAACATTTCTCAGCTGTATTGTAAACCCAGCGAGAtaatttgttaaaggaaaaagcaTATTTCTTGAGTTACTAGCTATAGATTCTCGAGCTTTGTGCTGAAGCATTTGTGCACATGTAACATGTATTTGTGGTGTTCTGTCTGCACTCACcacattttaatattatttgctATTACTGTAATGAGAACTTAGTCTTtctccccatttctttttctagcttTTCCTGCAGATCGGTTAAGTTGAACAGTGGGACAGGTTTCCTGATTTTTGTTGTCATTCTCATGAACCAGCACTGGGTGGCAATGTTTACATTGCACAGTGTTTCAGAAGCGTACTagccaaaaataatttctgttggaATTTTACATAGAAAAAGTCATAGGCAATTTTCTACACCTGTCATCTTCTAGAACCTGAGCGTAAGGGCAGGTTTGACTCCCTGgcatttctgtgtctgctttGCCAAGAGCTCAGTGAATTGGGCAGCACAAATGACTTATCTTCGGAGcgctttggttttttgtttttttttcacttttaagttGATTATTTGAAAAGAGTTGAGGACTGTGGAAGGTACTCAATTTTCAGCCCCTAAGAGGAATTATCTCCCCTTGTTAACAGAATAAGCAAAGCAGTGCAAGTGTAAGGGTTGTCTTTTTTTGTGGCCGCGTGTGCAAAACTGTTTTCACACAGAAGCCATAGGCATGAGAGTGTATCTCCTTCCTTGGGGCTCAGTCCTCTCTCTGGCCTACAGAGAAAATCCTCTGTCTGGTGGATTCTCATTTCAAATCCCCTCTCCTTTCAGGGAGGTGAGATCAGGTGGTTATACTGTAAGAAAAGACATCTGAAGATGtcttcagaacaaagaaaaattcaTTGATACCTCTGTGTAAAATTTGAGCTGGGTTTGACTGATAACGGAATGAATAACAGAGCTTTCGTCTTCCATGGGTTTTAAGAAGGATTGTGAAAGCTCTTCCCAACATCTGTGGATTCTGAAATGCTGTAGATAATTGTGGATCTATTTCACTGATTTACATCACTTCTACAAGTAAGACTATAGAATACAATCTGCCTTGCTCTCTTCACAGAAACTGGCTGGTCTGCAGGAAGAAATTGTGCCTTTGAAGAAGAAACTGGAGTCCTACCTAGATTTAActcctgtaattattttttccactgttcTATTGTATTTGCCATTAGATTAATTTTGATGGACTTCAGAATGTAAAGGCTATTGTTGTGATGGTTTCAGTGAACAGGTAGATGTCCTACAGGTCTATTAATGTGTAAACAGAAGACTTTACTTAAACAGAAGTCTATTGATTTATTAATCAAAGTCAAGAAATTAAGTATGCTTACCAGGCAAACTTTGCTCTAACAAAATGCACAGATTTGCTGGCTGAGCTCAGTATCGAGGTAAATTAGCTAGAAGTTAGACAAAGAAATGTGGAAGAAAACATAATTCCTTAGTATAACAAATTTTTTGAGATTTACCAATATATTAGCTATACATGTCATCAGGCTGTCAATATGGTGGACACAGCACATTGTGCTGTGGTTGGAGCTCTGAGCAAGATTTTAATGATTATGAAGAAATAGCCAAATGTAGGCGTTGTCCCCTAAACAAGTACTCTAGCTAGTGTGAGTACTGGCTGCTTCATCATTTTGTTTGATTTCTATTGAGGATGCTGCGTACTCAGCTCTGAAAATGCAGGTTTCTCATTTAGGTGACCAAATTGCAGTTTTGAAAGCCCCTGTCTCTGTATCTcttcttcattttatatttcGGCTGTTGTCACTATTGGTCCCTGTGCTAGGAGTTACTATCAGACTGCTGTGGGAAGCATCTTTTATAAAGGAATTCTACTTTTTTCCAATTAGAATGCTTGTTACAAAAATTGTTCCAGTTAAGCGTGATTTTGTGAACAACTTTATAGTGGCTTAAAGAAATCATGGGTAAACAAGGCTTTAGTCCATGAAACAGAAGGCCTTGGCTTTGTGCGGCATCGGTACATCGCCACCTGTGATACTTGGGACTACTAAACCCAAGTATTTCCAGCCTCCTTTGGAAGGCTGCCATTCCTTTTACAGGTAGGTATTAAGGACTCTTCTCTTTGTCATTCAGGGGAGAAGTAGCAAAAACTGGAGTGTGATTAGTTgaatgggttttggttttattaaatACAATTGTAACTGTTTATAGTTTTGTATTTGAGTTACCTGCTATGTCTGTCCCCTGTTACCTCCTCATCTGAGCACCCCACAGCCTTTAATAGAGCTAACCTCAGACCTTTCTCTGTAAGAGGTGAAAAAGATTTACTCCGGTTCTTATAAATGGGGCATAGAGGTCCAGAGAAACCAAGAGACTTGTCCAGGAACCCATAGAAACTCTGCGATTAATCACATCTCTTGTATTATGAACTAGGGACCTGTCTGCTGGGCCATGCTTCTCTCTTCACCTCCTTAGCTCCTCCATCGAGTTCCTGCCTCTCAACAACTACTACTGTCTCCCTCCTAGAAGAAAAGGATGAAGGGAGAGAGGGTGGCACTGCTTCTCTTTTAACTCCATCTTACTCAAAGAGGCAGCTGCCTTCTTTCCTCAAGCAAAACAGGACATTCAATTCGGATTAGGTTCCCcagttcctccctccctcccatcttcttgtcaGTGGAGACAGGGAGAGCCCCGGTGCCTCACTTCTAGTGCaggcagaaggagggaggaaggtttGTCCTTGCAAGCTTATTGTGCTTAGGAAAATTCATGCACAGATATGTTTAAAATCCAGTTCCTTGATGGGTTTGgaaagtgggttttgttttttttttttagactttagGCCATAccagatttttgaaaaatatgcGATTGCTCAAACCAAACTGATAGTAGGCTTTTAATTTCAGTACCTTATGGATGTGAAGGGTGTACACAAAACTGATTTCGTTATCCCTGAATTCCCCTGCAGCACATCATTAGATTCTTGCAATGATGCAGGGACTCTGTTTCCAGCTGAAATTGATTTTTATGCCACTTTCTCTCATTAGAATCCTTCCCTTGCACAAGTGAAGATTGAAGAAGTAAAACGAGAACTGGTAAGAGCTTTTTATCTTTCATGGAGATTTAAATGAGTGCTGTCGTTCCAAAACAAGCTATATATATTGGTTGTGGATTTATCTACCTCAGATTGTAGTCTTAATGATCTCTAGAGGGAAATTCTGCTCTGGTAAGGCAGAAGCTGTGCATATTGGTAGGAGGAACTGGTGGAGGAATGATATCTAAGCTACAAAGGCAGTTGGGCATAATGGTATCAGTGGGGATTAGGTATCTATATCCCTCTGGATTTTGTCTGCTTCACCTGTCAGAATGTTTATTCACTCAGCTGCGTTGCAGCTTCTTGGTCTCACAACCTTCCTTGCTGCTCCTGAACTCTCAGAGGGCTCTAGGGCCCATATTTTATCTAACAGCTGCCTTGTAGACTGCAATGGGGACTTTCCCCTATAAAACATAATGCCTGTTTCATCCATGCTTGTGTAATTTGCGGGTACGGTTGTTGGGAAACGTTCACATAAAGCTGTTTGGGGAGTTCATAGGTAGCTTTTCTGAGTGAGCTGGGCCATGTTTCAGCATAAAACCTGTCTGTTTCTTTGGGCTACTGTCTGCTTGCTCATAGATAAAGCACAAGGTATTCAGTGATAAGCCTTAAAGCTGTgataaaaaaatcacagctaaTTGAGAGTATCTTGTACATTTTCAGGTGGGAGTGCTCAGGTTGGTAAGCCACTTGTTTTTGATTCAGAAATACAAGCTCACCTTACCAGGCTGAGGCTTTTACCAGGTCAGAATACTCACCTCTGGAGAGTACCTGTTCAGCTTGAAGGTGTCTAATATCCCATTGGGGCACAGTGTAAAGGCAACTGAGCTTGTTTAGCCCTTCATTTGGAGATTTCTCTGTAGTTGTCTACAGAGGCTGCTGCCATTTGCAGTAGTGAGACCTTCCAGTTCAATACTTGGGTTAATCTTGGGTTGCTAATAATATCCCAAGGTTTGATCATTGTAGATATGTTTGTCTAACAGGAACGTAAGAAAACTGTTTCATGGTCACTGATTCCTCTTGGTTTTGTCTCCCACTAGAATGCCTTGGAGGCTGAGTTCTCAAAGCAGATTGATATGCTGACTCTTGAGATGCCAGAGCCCAGCAAACTCCAGTTCAGCTGAAGAGGCCTGTGTGGAAGATTTTCCTTGTATTGTCTATTTATTTGCACTAGTAAAACATTTTGGAGTTCTTACGTACTTCTGCAGCTTCCTGCCTTACTCTTCCTGCTGTTGGATGGCACAGTTGTGACCTTCCAGCAAGCATGCTCATTTTTAGGGGATCATGTTGCCTTGTATTTGTAAACATCAcctgtttttcataaaataacacccaaacttactgttttctttgtcaGTTCTTTTTCCATATGTGACACACACCTGTAACTGGACTCCAGCTGGCACCTTCGCGAGGAGATGTCCCTGTGAGGATTTGTTTGACCATTACCACTTAGAATTTAACTGCTCAGGAagtctggttttcttctttttccc is from Harpia harpyja isolate bHarHar1 chromosome Z, bHarHar1 primary haplotype, whole genome shotgun sequence and encodes:
- the HAUS1 gene encoding HAUS augmin-like complex subunit 1 isoform X2, whose protein sequence is MKQKATEYEAETNYLQGLLAESLGLSLSSLSSEGTSYLSVLVNSAMTLETKDTSLASFFSAINDMTSELYATESKNREMELELSNLRKKLTAAVMLEKQLEEDLKKTEELLEVEKAKADSRSQNLKFLKDKSEDLKIRIKAAEEQLAATGLDQSLTHESLMSLSEKLAGLQEEIVPLKKKLESYLDLTPNPSLAQVKIEEVKRELNALEAEFSKQIDMLTLEMPEPSKLQFS
- the HAUS1 gene encoding HAUS augmin-like complex subunit 1 isoform X1 — encoded protein: MEEKLRRVTLWLKKIYGNRPVPHYEVNARTVDILYELVECNEARDRDVSLLIEDMKQKATEYEAETNYLQGLLAESLGLSLSSLSSEGTSYLSVLVNSAMTLETKDTSLASFFSAINDMTSELYATESKNREMELELSNLRKKLTAAVMLEKQLEEDLKKTEELLEVEKAKADSRSQNLKFLKDKSEDLKIRIKAAEEQLAATGLDQSLTHESLMSLSEKLAGLQEEIVPLKKKLESYLDLTPNPSLAQVKIEEVKRELNALEAEFSKQIDMLTLEMPEPSKLQFS